In a single window of the Leptospira harrisiae genome:
- a CDS encoding beta strand repeat-containing protein: MKSTARVFRNAILIPTFLFQACIPSLSKGLLQSVSDFLQLQSLVNTGPFKISVTVSGLVGSGLAIDLNSGTETLLINSDGNYQFNTTVTTGTNFSVTIKTQPTLPTQVCSVSGGLGVVGFGNINSIIVNCDPLKYTIGGTITGLDGITGLTLTNSVDGSTLGVAVASGTFAFSQTYIDGTSYNVSVTTQPNHPLQNCLTTNGAGVIAGTNITNITIACTSIAFPIEVTAVGIGSGTLTIRNNNSEFLSISTNGLHRFPTNVVTNNSYSLQIVSTPPNHQCTLSSTTGVVTGTIPIIANCFSVLSIGPSNGGVLKPLESIKLQFSDEINVGSCTGSTGTLNTNLGFTVQYSVSTTTLTNDTLTVTPAASDSWMSGHRTLTLNCNNVGGYPLSSNVNLLYLIPNSLRYVADTTGNDANDGLTPLTPKRNIKVAIDSFGGCPGSDCAVLVEAGSYDPAFVGGTIQLVSGISLYGSYVTGSNFGTWDPNSHSSVILMDTTPVGCAVATATSPCAAVTGDAGVTANVTISGFKIVGGPDTAPYMAGVFLDSTNNVRLINNVISAGYGINGATGVIAINSNPYLILNNVDGGECTLNGCYSVGLYLSSAATITPILLSNTISGGNLPTIKDGKSKGIQYIGTSGINVTNIRGNSIQSQMVNNAPLSVSDSIAMDINGGASSVGILSGNIFTAGTAYQSIGIRIQAASSIQIGSPTQGNLITSGSNTVLSSYGIYLTAGHTVRRNVIQTGNSSNSAGSSTSTGIYTSAGGGIASIENNSFSIGNATSPTASATVVGVYGASLTATSNISGNYFRLGQASGISATSVSGISLSAPSAMLVSNNWIQNGISTTRARGIELSGTFSAIKIYHNTVSSGTGANGNESALFISTPSTLADIQNNVFLLNNDSASNACIYNSGAGAQTAIKYNVFHNCANMVYQNGSNYPELCPGGIPNITVACSSPIGVGGNFANNLKMDPYFVSDFGTVAVYTPTSATSCLITKSPNLLITDSYNGNGTRPGGDGAVSLGAVEYEFGCTP; this comes from the coding sequence ATGAAGTCGACTGCTAGAGTTTTTAGGAATGCCATTCTAATTCCAACTTTTTTATTCCAAGCTTGTATCCCCAGTTTGTCCAAAGGATTATTACAATCTGTCAGTGATTTTTTACAGTTACAAAGTTTGGTCAACACAGGACCTTTTAAAATCTCAGTCACCGTTTCTGGTCTAGTTGGATCTGGTTTAGCCATTGATTTAAATTCGGGAACAGAAACTCTCCTCATCAATTCGGATGGCAATTACCAGTTTAACACAACTGTTACAACGGGTACCAACTTTAGTGTCACAATCAAAACACAACCAACCCTTCCTACCCAAGTCTGTTCTGTGAGTGGCGGACTGGGAGTGGTGGGATTTGGCAATATCAATTCAATCATTGTTAATTGTGATCCTTTAAAGTATACAATTGGCGGAACCATTACTGGTTTAGATGGAATCACAGGACTTACTTTAACGAACTCCGTCGATGGTTCTACACTGGGCGTGGCAGTAGCTTCTGGAACGTTTGCATTTTCTCAAACGTATATTGACGGTACTTCATATAATGTATCCGTGACCACACAACCTAACCATCCATTACAAAATTGTCTCACAACCAATGGTGCGGGAGTCATTGCAGGGACAAACATTACCAATATCACCATAGCCTGTACTTCCATTGCCTTTCCTATCGAAGTCACTGCAGTAGGAATTGGCTCTGGAACTTTGACCATTCGTAATAATAATTCAGAATTTCTCTCTATATCCACTAACGGGCTCCATCGGTTTCCAACGAACGTAGTGACAAATAATTCGTATAGTTTACAAATTGTTTCTACACCGCCAAATCACCAATGTACGCTCTCCTCCACAACAGGCGTAGTCACCGGAACTATACCTATCATTGCAAATTGTTTTAGTGTCTTAAGTATTGGACCTTCGAATGGTGGCGTTCTCAAACCCCTAGAAAGTATTAAGTTACAATTTTCGGATGAGATCAATGTAGGGAGTTGCACTGGTTCAACGGGAACACTAAACACAAACCTAGGTTTTACGGTTCAATATTCGGTTAGTACGACAACCCTAACTAATGATACACTGACTGTAACGCCAGCAGCCAGTGATTCTTGGATGAGTGGCCATAGAACCTTAACCCTCAATTGTAATAACGTAGGTGGATATCCACTTTCCTCTAATGTAAATTTACTATATTTGATTCCCAATTCCCTTCGATATGTGGCCGATACAACTGGGAACGATGCAAACGATGGACTCACACCGCTCACTCCTAAGAGAAATATAAAAGTGGCAATCGATAGTTTTGGCGGTTGTCCCGGTTCGGATTGTGCCGTACTTGTAGAAGCAGGATCTTATGACCCAGCCTTTGTAGGAGGAACCATCCAACTTGTCTCAGGAATTTCACTTTATGGTAGTTATGTGACAGGATCTAATTTTGGAACCTGGGATCCAAACTCCCATTCCTCGGTGATATTGATGGATACAACTCCTGTAGGTTGTGCTGTTGCGACGGCGACTTCGCCTTGCGCTGCTGTCACTGGAGACGCAGGCGTCACGGCCAATGTTACTATCTCTGGATTTAAAATCGTAGGCGGACCGGATACAGCTCCTTATATGGCGGGCGTGTTTTTAGATTCAACCAACAATGTAAGATTGATTAATAACGTCATATCCGCTGGTTATGGAATCAATGGTGCCACTGGCGTTATTGCAATTAATAGTAATCCCTATCTAATCTTAAACAACGTAGACGGAGGTGAATGTACACTTAATGGCTGTTACTCTGTTGGATTATATTTGTCATCCGCTGCGACCATCACTCCAATTTTACTATCGAATACAATTTCAGGTGGGAATTTACCTACCATAAAAGATGGTAAATCAAAAGGAATTCAGTACATCGGAACTTCTGGAATTAACGTTACAAATATTAGAGGAAATTCAATTCAAAGTCAAATGGTGAATAATGCTCCACTTTCAGTAAGTGACAGCATCGCTATGGATATTAATGGTGGCGCAAGTTCTGTGGGAATTCTTTCAGGTAATATTTTCACTGCAGGCACCGCATACCAATCAATAGGAATCAGAATCCAAGCTGCATCAAGTATCCAAATTGGATCTCCCACACAAGGGAACTTAATCACTTCTGGTTCCAACACGGTTTTATCATCTTATGGAATCTACTTAACCGCAGGCCATACGGTAAGACGAAATGTCATTCAAACAGGAAATTCATCAAACTCAGCTGGTTCTTCAACCTCTACGGGAATTTATACTTCGGCAGGGGGTGGGATCGCTTCAATCGAAAATAATTCCTTTTCCATTGGGAATGCAACGTCGCCAACAGCAAGTGCAACAGTGGTCGGTGTCTACGGTGCTTCTCTTACGGCAACATCCAATATTTCGGGTAACTATTTTCGCTTAGGTCAAGCCAGTGGAATATCGGCAACCAGTGTTTCAGGAATCAGCTTATCTGCCCCATCAGCGATGTTAGTTTCTAACAATTGGATTCAAAATGGAATAAGCACGACCAGGGCTCGAGGTATCGAACTAAGCGGAACTTTTTCCGCTATTAAAATTTACCACAACACAGTTAGCTCAGGAACCGGTGCTAACGGGAATGAATCTGCCCTATTTATTTCGACCCCGTCCACATTGGCAGACATCCAAAACAATGTATTTCTGCTCAATAATGACTCAGCTAGCAATGCATGTATTTACAATTCAGGAGCGGGAGCCCAAACTGCTATTAAATACAATGTATTTCATAACTGCGCGAATATGGTTTACCAAAACGGTTCCAACTATCCTGAGCTTTGTCCCGGAGGAATTCCCAATATAACAGTAGCATGTTCATCCCCCATTGGCGTTGGTGGAAATTTTGCGAACAATCTAAAAATGGATCCTTACTTCGTTTCCGATTTTGGAACAGTTGCAGTTTACACACCAACTTCTGCAACCTCCTGTCTAATTACAAAATCGCCAAATCTACTGATAACAGACAGTTATAATGGAAACGGAACAAGGCCCGGTGGGGATGGAGCTGTGAGCCTTGGTGCAGTAGAATACGAATTTGGTTGTACACCTTAA
- a CDS encoding SMP-30/gluconolactonase/LRE family protein, whose translation MKYLLTNILVFSSLFSCRSFAPVSYDPPIKPDFVGVYAPNTELQKSILLAIGKVKGLESLDVDADGNIYGGDKDGRIIRITLKGEIKPIANTSGRPLGIQFDKLGNLIIADAYRGLLSLDKSGKITVLVSEYKGKPFKFTDDLDIAQDGKIYFSDASIYEQKEYLYDLLEARPYGRVFVYDPKTKETELLADGLYFANGIALSKTEDFLLVNETYRYKITKLWLKGPKKGNKETVIENLPGFPDNITRNENGDFWVALFTVRNDRMDNMHPSPVVKRMISYLPKFLWPKAEPYGYALKMDGNGKVLMTLQDPGGEHLKEVTSVLEKKRQLYIGSLYNDRVGIYVLP comes from the coding sequence ATGAAATATTTATTAACAAATATCCTTGTTTTTTCATCCCTTTTTTCTTGCAGATCGTTTGCTCCTGTCTCTTATGATCCGCCAATCAAACCAGATTTTGTTGGTGTTTATGCACCTAATACCGAATTACAAAAGTCTATATTGCTTGCCATTGGGAAAGTGAAAGGACTTGAGTCTTTGGATGTTGATGCGGATGGAAATATTTATGGTGGTGATAAAGACGGACGTATCATTCGCATCACTCTAAAAGGAGAAATTAAACCCATTGCCAATACTTCGGGAAGGCCACTTGGAATTCAGTTTGATAAACTTGGAAACCTCATTATTGCCGATGCTTACCGTGGCCTTTTGTCTTTGGACAAGTCTGGAAAAATAACCGTTTTGGTTTCCGAATACAAAGGAAAACCATTTAAATTTACTGATGATTTGGACATAGCCCAAGATGGGAAAATTTATTTTTCGGATGCTTCAATCTATGAACAAAAAGAATACCTTTATGATCTGTTAGAAGCAAGACCTTATGGTAGAGTTTTTGTATATGATCCTAAAACTAAAGAAACTGAATTACTTGCGGACGGATTGTACTTTGCCAATGGAATTGCATTGTCTAAAACAGAAGATTTTCTGCTAGTCAATGAAACTTATAGATATAAAATCACAAAACTTTGGTTAAAAGGTCCTAAGAAAGGTAATAAAGAAACAGTCATTGAGAATTTACCAGGATTTCCAGATAATATCACTAGAAATGAAAATGGAGATTTTTGGGTCGCGTTATTTACAGTAAGAAACGATCGAATGGACAATATGCATCCATCTCCAGTTGTTAAAAGAATGATATCCTATCTGCCTAAATTCCTCTGGCCTAAAGCAGAACCTTATGGATATGCTTTGAAAATGGACGGTAATGGAAAAGTGCTAATGACTCTTCAAGATCCTGGTGGTGAACACTTAAAGGAAGTCACTAGTGTTTTGGAAAAGAAAAGACAATTGTATATTGGAAGTCTTTACAATGATCGTGTTGGGATTTACGTATTACCTTAA
- a CDS encoding acetyltransferase, with protein MGLIIAYILFLLNLLSIIPTMYPLYIWKLLTTGSLRRFGDRLLLKVGEAWIENNYRISRMLYGVQFEVIGDGYKNLKQNGKYMIICNHQSWSDIYIIQSVLNRKIPLIRFFIKDSLKYVPILGHAWLALDFPFVKRSSREQLKKNPELATKDLENVKKVCEKFADMPFSILNFLEGHRRTPERVQKLLKKNPYQNLLRPHSGGISVVSTALRNSLDAFIDLTIVYPTENPSFLDLMRGKIRKLKVFVEVIPASLVPIEENEQFAPMSKKMKRWVDERWALKDTLITKEKLPK; from the coding sequence TTGGGATTAATCATTGCTTATATTTTGTTTCTATTGAATTTATTGTCGATCATTCCAACGATGTATCCGCTTTATATTTGGAAGTTGTTAACAACCGGATCGTTAAGAAGATTTGGTGACCGCTTACTTTTGAAGGTAGGAGAAGCTTGGATCGAAAATAACTACCGTATTTCACGAATGTTATATGGTGTACAATTTGAAGTGATAGGTGATGGGTATAAAAATTTAAAACAAAACGGAAAATATATGATAATCTGTAATCACCAATCTTGGTCGGATATTTATATCATTCAATCTGTTTTGAATCGTAAAATCCCTCTCATTCGTTTTTTCATCAAAGATTCGTTAAAGTATGTTCCGATCCTTGGGCATGCATGGTTGGCATTAGATTTTCCTTTTGTCAAACGCAGTAGCCGAGAGCAGTTGAAAAAAAATCCAGAACTTGCAACAAAGGATTTAGAGAACGTCAAAAAAGTTTGCGAAAAATTTGCGGATATGCCTTTTTCTATTTTGAATTTTCTGGAAGGTCATAGAAGGACTCCAGAGAGAGTGCAAAAATTACTTAAGAAAAATCCGTATCAAAATTTGTTACGTCCTCATAGTGGCGGAATTTCTGTAGTGTCCACTGCCTTAAGAAATTCGCTTGATGCTTTTATCGATTTAACGATTGTTTATCCTACAGAAAATCCAAGTTTTTTAGATTTGATGCGTGGAAAAATTCGAAAGCTAAAGGTGTTTGTGGAAGTGATTCCGGCATCTTTAGTTCCAATCGAGGAAAACGAACAATTTGCACCAATGTCTAAAAAAATGAAACGTTGGGTTGATGAGCGCTGGGCTTTAAAAGATACTTTGATCACTAAGGAGAAACTTCCAAAATGA
- a CDS encoding PP2C family protein-serine/threonine phosphatase, which produces MGTEEKPTADLSFLKKEMKKVEFSEGSLIIQQYSLGDSFYFIESGKVEVWKYLDESKQEILVIGDLSSGDYFGEIALIDSAPRTVNISAKENSILYELTREDFHRLLQTNPELTLTLLKLLTARIRNADQRENQVLIQKNRELRRQNETLEEMVKERTAKLTQSLKIIQEDLETAKTIQRNILPLGLRYVAHLDFGSSFEPMAEVGGDIFDVIRLEKSKIRLFLADAIGHGVQAALITMAIKAEYDHIKRNAIYPADVLYALNQIFIESYGKKSNQFTAVIVDLNLEENSLTYSSAGHNEPYVLTKDRILSLPESGVMLGLEKDVEYTNHSISFGLGDRLFMISDGYLEQENSEGILLGESKLLSSFESAKSLDLNLTDTINLLMDDFHSFRGSASMMDDVTILGIGTTH; this is translated from the coding sequence ATGGGAACCGAGGAAAAACCAACTGCGGATTTAAGTTTCCTGAAAAAGGAAATGAAAAAGGTCGAGTTTTCAGAAGGTTCTCTCATTATCCAACAATACTCATTAGGTGATTCTTTTTATTTTATTGAATCAGGTAAAGTTGAAGTTTGGAAATATTTAGATGAAAGCAAACAAGAAATACTTGTGATAGGTGATCTTTCCTCTGGTGATTATTTTGGTGAAATTGCTCTCATTGACTCTGCACCTCGTACTGTAAATATATCAGCGAAAGAAAATTCTATTCTTTATGAATTAACTAGAGAAGATTTTCATCGTTTATTACAAACAAACCCGGAATTGACATTAACTCTTTTGAAATTATTAACTGCAAGAATTCGAAATGCAGACCAAAGAGAAAACCAAGTATTGATACAAAAAAACAGGGAACTTCGCCGCCAAAATGAAACTCTCGAAGAAATGGTCAAAGAAAGAACGGCCAAGTTAACCCAATCTTTAAAAATTATCCAAGAAGATCTAGAAACTGCAAAAACCATCCAAAGAAATATTTTACCACTGGGACTTCGGTATGTGGCACATTTGGACTTTGGATCTTCATTTGAACCAATGGCTGAAGTGGGTGGAGATATATTCGATGTCATTCGTTTAGAAAAATCAAAAATAAGATTATTTTTAGCAGATGCCATAGGCCATGGAGTTCAGGCTGCACTCATTACGATGGCGATCAAAGCGGAATATGATCATATCAAACGCAATGCAATTTACCCTGCAGACGTTTTATATGCATTGAACCAAATTTTTATTGAGAGTTATGGGAAAAAATCCAACCAATTTACTGCTGTCATTGTTGATTTGAATTTAGAGGAAAACAGTTTAACCTATTCTTCTGCCGGTCATAATGAACCCTACGTACTGACAAAAGATCGAATCCTCTCACTTCCAGAATCGGGAGTGATGTTGGGTTTAGAAAAGGATGTCGAGTATACCAATCATTCTATCTCATTTGGGTTGGGGGATCGTTTATTTATGATTTCGGATGGTTATTTGGAACAGGAAAACTCGGAGGGAATTCTCCTGGGAGAGTCCAAATTGCTTTCCAGTTTTGAATCTGCTAAGAGTTTGGATTTAAATCTAACAGATACAATTAATTTGTTAATGGATGATTTCCATTCATTTCGGGGTTCCGCTTCGATGATGGATGATGTGACGATTCTAGGAATTGGAACTACGCATTAA
- a CDS encoding cupin domain-containing protein, producing the protein MGYQHQKNPIQIPVPGGKTIEEHFGIPSTGHSEVSVAHMVAPPGWGEPFQTPNFDEWTLMVRGKKQIEVDGEIVILSAGESLLIEKGTKVRYSNPFSEDAEYWSICKPAFSLDLVNREPEV; encoded by the coding sequence ATGGGTTACCAACACCAAAAAAATCCAATACAAATCCCAGTGCCTGGAGGAAAAACCATTGAAGAACATTTTGGGATTCCTTCCACAGGTCATTCTGAGGTTTCGGTAGCGCATATGGTTGCGCCACCCGGTTGGGGAGAACCGTTTCAAACACCTAACTTTGATGAGTGGACTTTGATGGTTCGCGGTAAAAAACAAATTGAAGTAGATGGCGAAATTGTTATTTTATCTGCCGGCGAATCATTGTTGATTGAGAAAGGTACAAAAGTAAGGTATTCTAATCCGTTTTCTGAAGACGCAGAATACTGGTCTATTTGTAAACCCGCCTTTTCTTTAGATTTAGTCAATCGGGAACCGGAAGTCTAA
- a CDS encoding SDR family oxidoreductase → MKKTIVVTGATDGIGRVCAHSFAKSQEELILVGRNADKLAALVYSLQVTGAVVHSYVADLSSAKETFLLSETIRKNHPKIDVLLNNAGAYFDQYTLTKEGIESTFALNHLNYFILTLGLLPSLKNTNETRIVNVASRAHMGVSLDFDNLLGDKDYSGWKQYQRSKLMNIYFTYELAERLNQTKITVNCLHPGFVKTKFGQNNDGLAKFLLTFAQNVFAISEEKGAETSIFLSTDPSVSGISGKYFVKKEIQKSSEPSYDVAARRNLWSYTEDLLKHKFSFKFPGF, encoded by the coding sequence ATGAAGAAAACAATTGTTGTTACTGGTGCTACCGATGGAATCGGAAGGGTATGCGCTCATTCCTTTGCAAAATCACAAGAAGAATTAATTTTAGTAGGCCGAAATGCAGACAAATTAGCTGCACTAGTTTACTCATTACAAGTCACGGGTGCAGTAGTACATTCTTATGTTGCTGATTTATCTTCTGCCAAAGAAACATTTTTGTTGTCAGAAACCATTCGTAAAAATCATCCAAAGATTGATGTATTACTGAACAATGCTGGTGCCTATTTTGACCAATACACCCTTACAAAGGAAGGGATTGAGTCTACTTTTGCATTAAATCATTTGAATTATTTTATTCTAACTCTGGGTTTACTCCCTTCCTTAAAAAATACAAATGAAACACGGATTGTGAATGTGGCTTCTCGTGCACATATGGGTGTTTCGTTAGATTTTGATAATCTGTTAGGTGATAAAGACTATTCTGGTTGGAAACAATACCAAAGATCTAAACTAATGAATATATATTTTACTTATGAACTTGCAGAACGTTTGAATCAAACAAAAATAACCGTGAATTGCCTTCATCCTGGTTTTGTAAAAACTAAATTTGGACAAAACAATGATGGGTTAGCTAAATTTTTGTTAACTTTCGCACAGAATGTTTTTGCAATCTCAGAAGAAAAGGGAGCAGAAACTTCTATTTTTCTCTCTACTGATCCTTCGGTTTCGGGAATTTCTGGAAAGTATTTTGTAAAAAAAGAAATTCAAAAAAGTTCTGAACCTTCTTATGATGTTGCAGCGAGAAGAAATCTTTGGTCTTACACCGAAGACTTATTAAAACATAAGTTTAGTTTTAAATTTCCTGGATTCTAA
- a CDS encoding sensor histidine kinase, whose translation MWQFHPYSLLLFLAFSFNLVLGLFVLKSFRLDLVKYLLILVFGSMMWTGFYGIDFVFISPALHRSFIAFLYIGVALANLGMVLVSLEFTQNRHLLTKKFWVMLTIQPLFTLAVCVLDPIFKTLTLDTYLVNINGRIQWIQETNVGGFIVSYFFSFFWSAFVAYLLIKGIFVSKSTERRRYLLILVSYLFIWVTAILHKLGFRPLPGLNITAVMSTMQVILIFFAIGYYRMFDLVPLVRGEIVDELDEAVVILDFNNRIVDWNMSAEHLFQISNKNSTLLSYKYFFASAPGIISKLDHLSDKKTLTKWIWEKDEKYWEVTAKQIRDSNRKKIGMVIVFRDITEQRNLEKQMVSVNRELMVANGTKDRFLSIISHDLRGPLAGIKMLLKVLNEDMKKKEDALAGMTQSLVDATESVFSLLENLLEWSKLQRGQEEYRPHYYRLDNIVKECLELFALSASNKGIGLDVNVPSHAMVFCDDRMIITVIRNLVSNALKFSHNNGKILIETIDLGDDWQVSVIDSGVGMSKAILDKLFKVGEVIKSTGTQGETGNGIGLLLCHEFVTVNGGTMYADSDGVSGSRFVFTIPKKMKEEIIS comes from the coding sequence TTGTGGCAATTTCATCCCTATAGCTTACTACTATTTCTTGCTTTCAGCTTCAATCTTGTATTGGGGCTTTTTGTTCTAAAATCTTTCCGCCTAGATCTTGTTAAATACCTTTTAATATTAGTTTTCGGTTCTATGATGTGGACCGGATTCTATGGAATTGATTTTGTATTTATAAGCCCAGCTTTACACAGATCCTTTATTGCTTTTTTGTATATAGGTGTTGCTCTTGCTAATTTGGGAATGGTTCTTGTTTCACTTGAGTTCACACAAAACAGACATTTGCTGACGAAAAAGTTTTGGGTAATGTTAACAATCCAGCCGCTGTTTACACTTGCGGTTTGTGTTCTTGATCCTATTTTTAAAACTTTAACACTCGATACATATTTAGTAAATATCAATGGAAGAATCCAGTGGATTCAGGAAACGAATGTCGGTGGGTTTATAGTATCTTACTTTTTTTCTTTTTTCTGGTCCGCATTTGTCGCATATTTATTAATCAAAGGGATTTTTGTTTCTAAATCTACCGAACGCCGAAGGTATCTGTTAATCTTAGTCTCCTACTTGTTCATTTGGGTCACAGCAATTTTACATAAGTTAGGTTTCCGTCCTTTACCCGGTCTCAACATTACAGCTGTAATGAGTACGATGCAGGTGATTTTGATTTTTTTTGCAATTGGATACTACAGAATGTTTGATCTCGTACCATTGGTGCGTGGTGAAATTGTTGATGAGTTGGACGAAGCTGTAGTGATCCTTGATTTCAATAATCGTATTGTTGATTGGAATATGTCGGCGGAACATTTGTTCCAAATTTCTAATAAGAACTCTACACTACTGTCGTATAAATATTTTTTCGCATCCGCTCCTGGAATCATTTCTAAACTCGATCATTTGTCTGATAAAAAAACACTTACAAAATGGATTTGGGAAAAAGATGAAAAATATTGGGAAGTGACTGCAAAACAAATAAGAGATTCCAATCGCAAAAAAATTGGTATGGTTATTGTGTTTAGAGATATTACTGAACAACGAAACTTAGAAAAACAAATGGTAAGTGTCAATCGTGAGTTAATGGTTGCGAATGGAACCAAAGATCGTTTTTTATCAATCATCTCACATGATTTACGTGGCCCTCTCGCTGGCATTAAAATGTTACTCAAAGTATTAAATGAGGACATGAAAAAGAAAGAAGATGCCCTCGCTGGTATGACTCAATCTTTAGTGGATGCTACAGAATCTGTTTTTTCCTTATTAGAGAACCTATTGGAATGGTCTAAGTTACAAAGGGGTCAAGAAGAATATCGACCTCATTACTATCGTTTGGATAACATTGTAAAGGAGTGTTTAGAGCTTTTTGCTCTGAGTGCTTCGAATAAAGGGATTGGTTTGGATGTAAATGTTCCTTCTCATGCGATGGTATTTTGTGATGATCGAATGATCATTACTGTCATTAGAAACTTAGTTTCGAATGCACTGAAGTTTAGCCATAACAATGGAAAAATTCTTATAGAGACAATTGATTTAGGTGACGATTGGCAGGTTTCAGTCATCGACTCAGGAGTAGGTATGTCGAAAGCCATCTTAGACAAACTATTCAAAGTTGGGGAAGTGATTAAGTCAACCGGGACACAGGGTGAAACTGGGAACGGAATTGGTCTTTTGCTTTGCCATGAATTTGTTACGGTCAACGGTGGAACTATGTATGCAGATAGTGATGGAGTTTCTGGTTCGAGATTCGTTTTTACCATCCCCAAAAAAATGAAAGAGGAGATCATCTCATGA
- a CDS encoding bactofilin family protein: protein MSKKEMQTTITEHGVIATILGKETAFSGTLAFKKPLQISGDFTGEIISDGYLVISEGARVKANIKAGTVVVGGTIIGNVTATQRLEMLSTGKVQGNIRTAKLQIADGVVFDGNCEMLSSEET from the coding sequence ATGTCAAAAAAAGAAATGCAAACAACCATCACCGAACACGGAGTCATTGCCACAATTCTAGGAAAAGAAACTGCATTTAGCGGAACTTTGGCGTTCAAAAAACCCTTACAGATTTCTGGTGATTTCACTGGCGAAATCATCTCGGATGGTTATCTGGTAATTAGCGAAGGTGCTAGAGTCAAAGCAAATATCAAAGCTGGTACGGTTGTCGTAGGTGGTACCATCATTGGGAATGTAACCGCAACACAAAGACTCGAAATGTTATCCACAGGAAAAGTCCAAGGAAACATTCGTACAGCAAAACTACAAATTGCAGATGGCGTTGTATTTGACGGGAATTGTGAAATGCTAAGCAGCGAAGAGACTTAG
- a CDS encoding tetratricopeptide repeat protein, with product MVSDKMKAVLVHYNHALSLYKSRKFAEAKEEFKKGLAIHPSDGPSKLYIERCDDYIADPPPEDWDGVYNMKTK from the coding sequence ATCGTTAGTGATAAAATGAAGGCAGTTTTGGTTCATTACAACCATGCCCTTTCGTTATACAAATCGCGAAAGTTCGCAGAAGCAAAAGAAGAGTTTAAAAAAGGATTAGCGATTCATCCTAGCGATGGCCCCTCGAAACTATACATTGAACGTTGCGATGATTATATCGCTGATCCCCCTCCAGAAGATTGGGATGGGGTTTATAATATGAAAACAAAATAG
- the acpS gene encoding holo-ACP synthase codes for MLSVGNDIVENHRIRELLEKHGDRFLKRVFTDEEVEYCHKHKDPVPFLAGRFACKEAVIKALNLSPGQVADMREIELAGTNFGKKTLVIHGKTEKFFREKGFTGSSVSISHADHYATAVVIFYKEPK; via the coding sequence ATGTTATCCGTCGGAAACGACATCGTTGAAAACCATAGAATCCGTGAACTCCTAGAAAAACACGGAGACCGCTTCCTGAAGCGGGTTTTTACCGACGAAGAAGTCGAATACTGCCACAAACACAAAGACCCCGTCCCTTTTTTGGCAGGCCGTTTTGCCTGTAAGGAAGCTGTCATCAAAGCTCTCAACTTAAGCCCAGGTCAAGTTGCCGATATGCGAGAGATTGAACTTGCTGGCACAAATTTTGGTAAAAAAACGCTAGTCATCCATGGGAAAACTGAGAAGTTTTTCCGAGAGAAAGGATTTACTGGCAGTTCCGTATCCATCAGCCATGCTGACCATTACGCAACAGCTGTTGTCATTTTTTATAAGGAGCCCAAATGA